TTTGACACTTTGACTGTCGATAATCGCTTCCGACGGGCTGCGATGACGCTCCTGTTCAATTCGGGTACACTCTCGCAATCGGTCGTGCATCCGCACCCAGGTTCCATCTTTGCGCCACTGACGAAAGTAGGTGTATACGGTTTGCCATGCCGGAAAATCCCCTGGCAACCCTCGCCATCGCACTCCCTCCACCAAAACATAGAAAATGGCGTTCAGAACATCCCACATATCGACGCTACGAGGACGACCACCGAATTTCGGCTCGGGTATCAAGTCGTTGAGTAGTTCAAATTGGGCTTGAGACAAATTACTGGGGTAAGCTTTACTCATGACGCTCTCTCAGTGCTGTGTACGACATATTCGCAGCTTACACTGAGTGAGCTTTTTTACTCACTAAACGACTTTTAAAACACCCTCTAAGATCCTTCAAAATGGTGGTGAGGTGATTGATGGTTGGGTCTTTAACGTTAAAGAAGACTCCGATAAAGATTGGTGTATTGAGTTTAAGATCTCCCAGGAATCAACTGCCAACGTATACAGTATTACAATACCTTACTTGCCTGATCACCTGTCTCATTTGCAGAATGGATCGGTCTTAAAATTCCTAAGAGATAATAGCTACCTATTTATGTTGTAATTTATTCTATAAATGATTCAAGCCAATGAGGCGATCGCATGTCCATTAGTGCAATCGCTGATCTTGTAGGGTGCATTAACGAAGTTTAATGTGTCTTCAAGTAATCGAGTAGCGACGGTCTAACAAGTCGCTGCACAGGAACGCCGCAATCTTTTGGTTGAGTGTTCAAGGTTGTCTGCGTCCGGTGAGCTTGGTCGTTAGGCATCCCAAAGTTGAGGGGTTTTCAAGTTCTTTTGTGGTGTCACCTAGACTTTTAGTTCTTTGCATGGTATCAAAGTTTTGTACTGTTGGGGTCTTCCTAACCAGGTCATTGCAGCGGACGGGCGGGCGATCTCTGGTGGGGAGACAAGTGCTGAATTCCGGGACGTTACTTCCTCAGTATTTCCTGCTGCGCAAAATTAAAAAAGGCAAGCATGATGACTGATGATCGCAAAAGTGCAAATTCACGTAAAAGCACTGGGTGGTTGATTGCGATCGCCTTAGGAATAGGATTGGCAAGGGTTCTATGCCACATTTTTCAAAATGATCTATATGCCTTAGAGCCCAGAGTCTTTGTTTTGCCAGGATTGCTTTCCCTCGCTCACATCGGCGGATTGTGCTGGGCGATCGCTTACTTTTTAGTTCAGAAAAGAAGCCATATTGGGCGGGCGGTAACCCCGCTAGCTATCTATGGGTTGGCATTTCTACCCATCGTCTTCATCGATCCAGTTATGGTTGATTTTCAACTTCATCTACCAGAACGGCAGGCACTAGCAGATGACATCATGCACGGGAAGCGTCAACCCGATCATCGTGGCATTCTATCTTTAACACAGGCAGATCGCGTTTACGCACAGAGAGTTTTGATTAATCGCGATCGCGAGCAAACGAAGATTATTTTCGAGCGTTACTATTTAGCCTTGATGTTCCCCGGTCCCTCAAGTGGTTACGTTTATCTATCCAACGATCTGGTTACCCAGA
This genomic interval from Neosynechococcus sphagnicola sy1 contains the following:
- a CDS encoding IS5 family transposase, yielding MSKAYPSNLSQAQFELLNDLIPEPKFGGRPRSVDMWDVLNAIFYVLVEGVRWRGLPGDFPAWQTVYTYFRQWRKDGTWVRMHDRLRECTRIEQERHRSPSEAIIDSQSVK